A window of Pirellula sp. SH-Sr6A contains these coding sequences:
- a CDS encoding DEAD/DEAH box helicase codes for MTVQFADLPIISEIQSALRSLGYETPTPIQAGAIPPLLAGCDLLGCAQTGTGKTAAFAVPLLQRIHVAKKRPNPFEPIGLILAPTRELVVQISENLHAIGRNTRVKHACIYGGVGQRPQVAALTQGVHVLVATPGRLMDLVDQQYCNLGRIECFILDEADRMLDMGFMPEIQRIIRLLPREKQSVFLSATMPPPIKSLASALLHNHETVMVAPPATTADRVQQRVMFVDKSNKRKLLDHLLTDPQRARVLVFMRTKYGADRMYKSLIESGVSAEGIHGGRSQNARQRVLHAFRDGEVRVLIATDVAARGIDIDDITHVINYEVPHDPDSYVHRIGRTARAGAAGESITLCEGDEYAYFAEIEKRIGKKIDVDRDHPFHSVDAEDEELRDAKRQLERREGGGRTRAIHTRTPRASSASRGVRKEQSPAAKRASGKKPSVRQESGAVGKEQASVERKKFSTRATEGGRGSKVSVSAGGREARTEQPSRSDPEGRTGRRSKGETASKSNEEVGRRRTLSGKVRKIKPKTSTGYASPFSKPAGGRKSRSGSTLPGSRSRGPKARSQSRSR; via the coding sequence GTGACAGTACAATTTGCCGATCTGCCGATCATTTCTGAGATTCAATCCGCCCTTCGTTCGCTCGGATACGAGACACCCACCCCGATTCAAGCCGGCGCGATTCCACCCCTCTTGGCGGGGTGCGACCTGCTGGGTTGTGCACAGACAGGGACAGGCAAAACCGCTGCGTTTGCCGTACCGCTGTTGCAACGGATCCACGTAGCCAAGAAGCGGCCCAATCCCTTTGAACCGATCGGATTGATACTCGCTCCAACCCGGGAGCTCGTCGTTCAAATTTCGGAGAATTTGCATGCGATTGGCCGCAATACGAGGGTCAAGCATGCGTGTATTTACGGTGGTGTGGGGCAGCGTCCTCAGGTGGCCGCCCTCACGCAAGGGGTGCATGTTCTGGTGGCCACGCCGGGGCGATTGATGGATTTGGTAGACCAGCAGTACTGCAATCTGGGGCGCATTGAGTGCTTCATTCTCGACGAAGCGGATCGGATGTTGGATATGGGGTTCATGCCCGAAATCCAGCGTATCATCCGGCTTTTGCCTCGCGAGAAGCAGTCCGTATTTTTGTCCGCTACGATGCCGCCCCCCATCAAGTCGCTTGCGAGCGCACTGCTTCACAATCATGAAACCGTGATGGTTGCGCCTCCAGCCACGACAGCGGATCGCGTGCAGCAGCGGGTCATGTTTGTCGACAAATCGAACAAGCGCAAGCTGCTTGATCATCTGCTGACCGATCCGCAGCGAGCACGGGTGCTGGTGTTTATGCGAACCAAGTATGGGGCGGACCGCATGTACAAATCCCTGATCGAGTCGGGGGTTTCAGCAGAAGGAATTCACGGTGGTCGGTCCCAGAACGCGCGGCAGCGGGTGCTTCATGCGTTTCGAGATGGGGAGGTGCGTGTTCTGATCGCGACCGATGTCGCGGCGCGTGGAATCGACATCGACGACATTACGCATGTGATCAATTACGAAGTGCCGCATGATCCGGATAGCTATGTCCACCGGATCGGCCGAACAGCCCGTGCTGGTGCTGCAGGGGAAAGTATCACGCTGTGCGAAGGAGACGAGTACGCCTACTTCGCTGAGATCGAAAAGCGAATCGGTAAAAAGATCGATGTCGATCGCGATCACCCCTTCCATTCTGTCGATGCCGAGGACGAAGAATTGCGCGACGCCAAGAGGCAGCTGGAGCGCCGCGAAGGGGGAGGTCGAACCCGAGCTATTCATACCCGAACGCCTCGCGCTTCGTCTGCTTCGCGCGGAGTTCGAAAGGAGCAGTCGCCTGCGGCGAAAAGGGCCTCGGGAAAGAAGCCTTCGGTTAGGCAGGAGTCCGGGGCAGTCGGGAAGGAGCAGGCTAGCGTCGAACGAAAGAAGTTCTCGACGCGCGCTACCGAGGGGGGGCGGGGAAGCAAGGTTTCCGTTTCCGCGGGTGGACGCGAAGCTCGGACTGAGCAGCCGAGTCGATCGGACCCAGAGGGGCGGACTGGTCGACGAAGCAAAGGAGAGACGGCTTCGAAGTCGAACGAAGAAGTGGGGCGAAGGCGGACGCTCAGTGGCAAGGTTCGGAAGATTAAGCCGAAGACATCCACGGGCTACGCAAGTCCTTTTTCGAAGCCGGCCGGTGGTCGAAAGTCGCGGTCCGGTTCGACCCTTCCGGGCTCCCGATCTCGCGGTCCGAAGGCCCGATCGCAAAGTCGATCGCGCTAG
- a CDS encoding CocE/NonD family hydrolase, translating into MTKSSMAPSLFFQALTWIALGCCTLLPSATAISQSTEVVQWENVIRLHYDKEERMIPMRDGVSLFTAIYTPKDKSKTYPILMKRTPYSCAPYGPDAFPASLGPSEHFIRAGYIFVNQDVRGRFLSEGTFEQVTPHLPTKSSPKDVDESTDTYDTIQWLLEHVEGNNGRVGMHGISYPGFYCSAGMINAHPALRAVSPQAPVGDWYFDDFLHNGAFFLAHAYRWLMNNAQERSGPTTIKPPSGSLPSLDGYHLFLEAGTIQEINSRFLKGQVPFWNQMMEHPNRDAFWQKRAILPHLQNVAPAVMLVTGWYDAEDLYGSFKTYQAIEKQNPSVNNVLVVGPWIHGGWASTDGEKLGNIPFGSKTASFYRSEIELPFFERNLKDADHPNLPEATVFETGGNRWQTFDAWPPKKAQEQSWFFGENQGLSTTPPQTQEDKTGDSYVSDPAKPVPYTETITPRMTVEYMVEDQRFASRRPDVLVYQSPVLEQDVVVAGPIDVELWVTTTGTDGDFIVKLIDVMPDGTNAAILPNYQMMVRSEVMRGRFRNSFEHPEPFVPNEPAIVRFELQDVLHRFQKGHRMMVQIQSTWFPLVDRNPQKFIPNIFLAEQDDFQRATFTILRSRKHPSGIRMRVLAP; encoded by the coding sequence ATGACGAAATCCTCGATGGCTCCTTCGCTCTTCTTCCAAGCACTCACTTGGATCGCGCTCGGATGCTGCACGCTACTCCCCTCCGCCACCGCGATTTCCCAATCGACCGAAGTGGTCCAATGGGAAAATGTCATTCGCCTTCACTACGACAAGGAGGAACGGATGATCCCTATGCGAGACGGGGTCTCCCTATTCACCGCCATCTACACCCCCAAAGACAAATCGAAAACCTACCCCATTCTGATGAAAAGGACCCCCTACTCGTGTGCGCCCTACGGGCCAGATGCCTTTCCGGCTTCGCTGGGCCCAAGTGAGCATTTCATCCGAGCAGGGTATATCTTCGTGAATCAAGACGTTCGCGGTCGGTTCCTCTCCGAAGGAACTTTTGAGCAAGTCACTCCGCATCTTCCCACCAAATCATCGCCGAAAGATGTCGACGAAAGCACTGACACGTACGACACCATTCAATGGCTGTTGGAACATGTCGAGGGAAACAACGGTCGAGTCGGCATGCACGGGATCTCCTACCCAGGCTTCTATTGCTCAGCAGGGATGATCAATGCCCACCCCGCCCTGCGCGCTGTCTCCCCACAAGCTCCCGTGGGGGACTGGTACTTTGACGATTTCCTTCATAACGGAGCCTTCTTTCTCGCCCATGCTTACCGTTGGCTCATGAACAATGCACAAGAGCGATCGGGCCCGACGACCATCAAGCCGCCGAGTGGCTCTCTCCCCTCACTCGACGGATACCATCTCTTTCTCGAGGCTGGAACGATTCAAGAAATCAACAGCAGGTTCTTGAAGGGGCAAGTTCCGTTTTGGAATCAGATGATGGAACACCCCAATCGGGACGCGTTTTGGCAGAAACGAGCCATACTTCCTCACCTTCAAAACGTCGCACCTGCCGTCATGCTGGTGACCGGTTGGTATGACGCCGAAGACCTCTACGGCTCCTTCAAAACCTACCAAGCGATCGAGAAACAAAACCCCTCCGTGAACAACGTTCTCGTCGTCGGGCCCTGGATCCATGGGGGCTGGGCCTCTACCGACGGCGAAAAGCTCGGAAATATTCCCTTCGGGTCCAAGACGGCATCGTTTTATCGCTCCGAGATCGAGCTCCCGTTTTTCGAACGCAACCTCAAAGATGCCGACCACCCGAACTTGCCCGAAGCAACAGTCTTCGAAACCGGCGGGAATCGATGGCAAACCTTCGACGCTTGGCCTCCGAAAAAAGCTCAAGAGCAATCCTGGTTCTTCGGCGAAAACCAAGGCTTGTCCACAACACCTCCTCAAACTCAGGAAGACAAAACCGGAGACTCCTACGTCAGCGATCCTGCCAAGCCGGTCCCCTACACGGAAACCATCACTCCCCGAATGACCGTAGAATACATGGTCGAGGATCAACGATTCGCATCTAGACGCCCCGATGTCCTCGTCTACCAGTCCCCTGTTCTCGAGCAAGATGTTGTGGTCGCAGGCCCCATCGATGTCGAGTTGTGGGTCACGACGACCGGTACCGACGGCGACTTCATTGTGAAGTTGATCGATGTGATGCCGGATGGCACGAACGCGGCCATTTTACCCAACTACCAAATGATGGTCCGAAGCGAAGTGATGCGAGGACGATTCCGCAATTCGTTTGAACATCCCGAACCCTTCGTCCCCAATGAACCGGCCATCGTTCGATTTGAACTGCAAGATGTGTTGCATCGATTCCAAAAAGGACACCGGATGATGGTGCAGATTCAAAGCACCTGGTTCCCACTCGTGGATCGAAATCCACAGAAGTTCATTCCGAACATCTTCCTCGCCGAACAGGACGATTTTCAACGAGCCACCTTTACCATTTTGCGTTCCCGAAAGCATCCCTCGGGAATTCGAATGCGAGTGCTCGCTCCGTAA
- a CDS encoding RecQ family ATP-dependent DNA helicase codes for MSNTVNLDLQEALHQFGMAEFRRGQREVIDHVIAGNDCLCVMPTGGGKSLCYQLPSLVRTGLTIVVSPLIALMKDQVDGLTKRGITATLINSTLSPSEQAYRLERVAGGHYRLLYVAPERLRNPTFLDAIRSTPVQLLAIDEAHCISEWGHDFRPDYQRVGKFREFLGGVQTIALTATATPRVRQDIVASLKLKVAKHFVTGFARDNLFLGVVTVHSDREKDKKLLEFLETSPGSGIIYAATRKRCESLVELLAKERKMSVGAYHAGLAPEQRKLVQDQFMRGELEAIVATNAFGMGIDKSDLRYVVHYNMPGTLEAYYQEAGRAGRDGHSSQCVLLYSAQDRYIQEFFIENANPSREVLQSVYEFLLQREEDPIELTAEQIKELMNAPTTSEAVNSALQILARTDVLERLEVAGGLAMVRIQSQLPTLVDLLPRDATVKRSVLRAIEKAVGDRRDEAVYINPRWLMNQLQMERDTLSRHLRDLCSLPGFEYVPPFRGRAIHFRKRDVPFDQLRIDHASLDARKKSDYEKLDQMVAFAQCRSCRQKAILQYFGDMSAANCNICDRCQGKAGWPKIPVDRLAPKPVKPSEPVKHLDIAAATTNGISSKETAASLGPADRGDGGVDKKVPKPRAEKVSKKAKVSAGEVVPSPTEQEDARELLRKLVGAIERTHGYLSKTILAQFFSGIDNRAIQGLRLQRLPEFGLLANWKKSHVSSFLDLLLDKSVLLLTELRAGKVTVSVSPSGLEMLHGIGVWPDEIVHPCARYQSQSAVSLAKPMPAEIDATEIDAADLAENGCANESIQDVMPLHPSDSVDSIVTKPVEVVSPQVPAGSDKVALPDCELRDALQVRDPMIGTFQDWQWSVRLAKHGYRLGEIALIRGKQPDQILGDLCDALDVGERIPIEQLFDKRTQIAIREVDGRAVVPPLAFASFPRLWEFAKRWKTE; via the coding sequence ATGAGCAACACCGTCAACTTGGACCTGCAAGAGGCATTGCACCAGTTCGGCATGGCGGAATTCCGGCGAGGCCAGCGCGAGGTCATCGACCACGTCATCGCTGGTAACGATTGCTTGTGTGTTATGCCGACGGGTGGTGGCAAAAGTCTCTGCTACCAGTTACCCAGCCTTGTCCGCACCGGGTTGACCATTGTCGTCTCCCCCCTCATTGCCTTGATGAAAGATCAAGTCGACGGGCTGACCAAACGGGGCATCACGGCGACCCTGATCAATAGCACGCTGAGCCCCTCGGAGCAAGCCTACCGATTGGAGAGGGTTGCCGGTGGGCATTATCGGCTTCTTTATGTAGCGCCGGAGCGGCTTCGCAATCCTACCTTTCTTGACGCAATCCGGTCGACTCCGGTGCAGCTGCTTGCTATTGACGAAGCCCATTGCATCAGCGAGTGGGGGCACGACTTTCGCCCCGATTACCAGCGTGTGGGCAAGTTTCGTGAGTTTCTCGGCGGGGTCCAGACAATTGCATTGACGGCCACTGCGACGCCGAGAGTTCGTCAAGATATCGTAGCCTCGCTCAAGCTAAAGGTCGCGAAGCATTTCGTCACGGGTTTTGCACGCGACAATCTATTTCTTGGAGTGGTGACCGTCCACAGCGACCGGGAGAAAGACAAAAAGCTTCTGGAGTTCCTCGAGACGAGTCCGGGCAGTGGGATTATCTATGCCGCGACGCGCAAGCGATGCGAGTCGCTCGTGGAGTTGTTAGCCAAAGAGCGAAAGATGAGCGTGGGGGCGTACCATGCCGGATTGGCGCCCGAGCAGCGAAAATTGGTGCAAGATCAGTTCATGCGAGGAGAGTTGGAGGCTATTGTCGCCACGAACGCCTTTGGGATGGGGATCGACAAATCGGACTTGCGATATGTCGTCCACTACAACATGCCCGGGACATTGGAGGCTTACTATCAAGAAGCAGGGCGGGCGGGCCGAGATGGCCACTCCTCGCAATGCGTCCTTCTCTATAGCGCCCAAGACCGATACATCCAAGAATTCTTTATTGAGAATGCCAATCCTTCCCGCGAGGTGCTTCAGTCGGTGTACGAGTTCTTGCTCCAGCGCGAGGAGGATCCGATCGAACTGACGGCGGAGCAGATCAAGGAGTTGATGAATGCGCCGACGACTTCGGAAGCGGTGAATTCCGCGTTGCAGATCTTGGCGAGGACCGATGTGCTGGAGCGATTGGAGGTCGCAGGTGGATTGGCGATGGTTCGTATCCAAAGCCAGTTACCGACCTTGGTCGACCTTTTGCCTCGAGATGCGACGGTGAAACGGAGTGTTCTCCGCGCGATCGAAAAGGCGGTCGGCGATCGACGCGATGAAGCGGTGTACATCAATCCTCGCTGGCTGATGAATCAGTTGCAGATGGAACGGGATACTCTTTCCAGGCATCTGCGAGATCTCTGTTCTCTGCCGGGATTCGAGTATGTTCCTCCGTTTCGAGGGCGAGCGATTCACTTTCGAAAGAGAGATGTTCCGTTCGATCAATTGCGCATCGATCACGCTTCCCTCGATGCACGCAAGAAATCGGATTACGAGAAACTCGATCAAATGGTCGCCTTTGCCCAATGCCGCAGCTGTCGGCAGAAGGCGATTCTTCAGTACTTTGGAGATATGTCTGCCGCGAATTGCAATATCTGCGATCGCTGTCAAGGCAAAGCGGGGTGGCCGAAGATCCCTGTGGATCGACTGGCCCCAAAGCCGGTCAAGCCAAGCGAGCCGGTCAAACACTTGGACATCGCAGCGGCTACGACAAATGGCATTTCATCGAAGGAGACAGCGGCTAGCCTGGGTCCTGCCGATCGGGGGGATGGTGGCGTCGATAAAAAGGTACCCAAGCCACGAGCGGAGAAGGTAAGCAAGAAAGCGAAGGTCTCGGCAGGGGAAGTCGTGCCGTCGCCCACAGAACAAGAAGATGCGCGGGAGTTGTTGCGCAAGCTAGTTGGTGCGATCGAACGAACCCATGGGTATCTGAGTAAAACCATCCTCGCTCAGTTTTTCTCCGGTATTGATAATCGTGCCATCCAAGGCCTTCGGTTGCAGCGACTACCCGAGTTTGGGTTGTTGGCGAATTGGAAGAAGAGCCATGTATCGAGCTTTTTGGATCTGCTTTTGGACAAGTCGGTATTGCTGTTGACCGAGTTGAGGGCGGGTAAGGTGACGGTGTCGGTGAGCCCATCTGGATTGGAAATGCTTCATGGTATCGGGGTTTGGCCAGACGAAATCGTCCATCCCTGCGCTCGATATCAATCTCAATCTGCCGTGTCGCTGGCGAAACCGATGCCCGCAGAAATCGATGCGACAGAAATCGATGCGGCGGATCTAGCGGAAAATGGTTGTGCAAACGAATCGATTCAGGACGTCATGCCGTTGCACCCATCCGATTCGGTGGATTCGATAGTGACCAAGCCCGTGGAAGTCGTATCGCCACAAGTTCCAGCTGGTTCGGACAAGGTGGCGTTGCCGGACTGCGAACTTCGGGATGCGCTCCAGGTGCGAGATCCGATGATTGGAACGTTCCAAGATTGGCAGTGGTCGGTGCGCTTGGCCAAACATGGATATCGATTGGGGGAGATCGCGCTTATACGCGGCAAGCAGCCGGATCAGATCTTGGGAGATTTATGCGATGCTCTCGATGTGGGAGAGCGAATCCCCATCGAGCAGTTGTTTGATAAGCGTACTCAGATCGCGATTCGAGAAGTCGATGGGCGCGCCGTCGTTCCACCCCTTGCCTTCGCCTCCTTTCCCAGGCTCTGGGAGTTTGCCAAGCGCTGGAAGACTGAGTAA